One segment of Stomatobaculum sp. F0698 DNA contains the following:
- the hydF gene encoding [FeFe] hydrogenase H-cluster maturation GTPase HydF — MQEFGASEKFRSCIGIFGARNAGKSSLFNALSAQKAALVSDTPGTTTDPVKKTMEILPLGPITLIDTPGIDDEGELGRERVRRAEEMQKRCDAAVLCLAGKKEAGAAEERLFRALAAQGIPLLAVITKAEALTETERREAEAYFRGLITRCGAKVRDIYLCSAVSGEGIEEVKTAIGMLPRKSEKKALLMDLVAPGDTVVLVCPQDESAPRGRLILPQQMAVRELLDGGAFPFLCQPEGLPALLSALREPPALIITDSQAFAEVAACIPAEQPLSSFSMLLARQSGVLETALSGAAAIARLREGDAVLISEGCTHKRQCKDIGTVKLPKLLEKASGKKLRFYFSSGHEFPEDLREKEIRLVVHCGACMLGDTELLSRFQESRNAEIPITNYGVALAAMQGILPRAAVPLLKGK, encoded by the coding sequence ATGCAAGAATTCGGAGCAAGCGAAAAATTTCGCTCCTGTATCGGTATTTTCGGCGCGAGAAATGCGGGTAAGTCAAGTCTTTTTAACGCGCTTTCCGCGCAGAAAGCAGCACTGGTCTCGGACACACCGGGAACGACCACGGACCCGGTTAAAAAGACCATGGAGATTTTGCCGCTCGGGCCTATCACCTTAATCGACACCCCGGGCATCGATGACGAAGGGGAACTCGGCAGAGAACGTGTGCGGCGCGCCGAGGAGATGCAAAAGCGCTGTGACGCGGCAGTGCTCTGTCTCGCGGGAAAAAAAGAGGCGGGAGCGGCGGAGGAGCGACTCTTTCGTGCGCTCGCGGCACAGGGAATTCCGCTTTTAGCGGTCATCACCAAGGCGGAAGCGCTCACGGAGACCGAGCGCAGGGAGGCAGAGGCTTACTTCAGAGGGCTTATTACACGCTGCGGGGCCAAGGTCAGGGATATTTATCTTTGTTCCGCCGTGAGCGGAGAAGGCATAGAGGAAGTTAAGACTGCCATCGGCATGCTTCCGCGTAAGTCGGAAAAGAAGGCGCTGCTCATGGATCTCGTTGCCCCCGGTGATACAGTCGTCCTTGTCTGTCCGCAGGATGAATCCGCGCCGCGCGGTCGCCTTATTTTGCCGCAGCAGATGGCAGTGCGAGAGCTTTTGGACGGCGGAGCCTTTCCCTTTCTCTGTCAGCCGGAGGGACTGCCTGCCCTGCTCTCGGCCCTTCGCGAGCCTCCGGCGCTCATCATCACGGACTCGCAGGCGTTTGCCGAAGTTGCCGCCTGCATTCCCGCAGAGCAGCCGCTCAGTTCCTTCAGCATGTTGCTGGCCAGACAGAGCGGCGTGCTCGAAACGGCATTAAGCGGTGCGGCGGCAATCGCGCGGCTTCGTGAAGGCGACGCTGTCTTGATATCGGAGGGCTGTACCCATAAGAGACAATGTAAGGACATCGGCACGGTGAAGCTCCCGAAGCTACTCGAAAAGGCCTCGGGGAAAAAACTCCGCTTTTATTTCAGCTCCGGCCACGAGTTCCCGGAGGACTTGCGCGAAAAAGAGATACGGCTGGTGGTGCACTGCGGTGCCTGTATGCTTGGGGATACGGAGCTTTTGTCGCGCTTTCAAGAGAGCCGCAACGCGGAAATTCCGATTACCAATTACGGTGTGGCCCTCGCCGCGATGCAGGGCATACTGCCGCGCGCGGCCGTGCCGCTGCTAAAAGGAAAGTGA